In Legionella sp. PATHC035, a genomic segment contains:
- a CDS encoding oxidative damage protection protein, whose product MTRIVYCCKLKQEAEGLLNPPFPGTLGERVYNEVSKQAWNMWLTHQTMLINEYRLNLMEAKAREFLKEEMQKYFFGEGSEKPAGYTPK is encoded by the coding sequence ATGACCAGAATAGTATATTGCTGTAAATTAAAACAAGAAGCTGAAGGCCTATTAAACCCCCCCTTCCCCGGTACATTAGGTGAACGGGTTTATAATGAAGTATCAAAACAAGCCTGGAATATGTGGTTAACCCACCAAACCATGCTCATCAATGAATACCGCCTGAATTTAATGGAAGCTAAAGCACGCGAGTTTTTAAAAGAAGAAATGCAAAAATATTTTTTTGGTGAAGGTTCTGAAAAACCTGCTGGTTACACCCCTAAATAA
- a CDS encoding PilZ domain-containing protein produces the protein MPIHERRQHFRVEDHIYFNYRVMEPGELCPDRAVVDQLLGKNGQRYLEAAHYFQEIDYELAELTQVIALKEPTIAHYLNLLNAKIDYLSRQMLMTNTIQLRKVNISLGGMAFKTPELIKEKTLLKLVIYTKPKMIPVIVEGTVVYSQYQSEHNYRTAVSFNGLTNEQEQILSQHILLAQAKHRSD, from the coding sequence ATGCCTATACATGAGAGACGTCAACATTTTCGAGTAGAAGATCATATCTATTTTAACTACCGAGTTATGGAGCCAGGGGAACTGTGTCCTGATCGCGCAGTTGTGGATCAACTTTTAGGCAAGAATGGGCAACGCTATCTTGAGGCGGCACATTATTTTCAAGAGATTGATTATGAATTAGCTGAACTAACCCAAGTTATTGCCCTTAAAGAACCTACAATCGCCCACTACCTTAATCTACTCAATGCAAAAATAGATTACTTATCACGACAAATGCTTATGACCAATACAATTCAGCTACGTAAGGTCAATATTAGCCTAGGGGGAATGGCATTTAAGACACCTGAGCTCATTAAGGAAAAAACACTATTAAAATTGGTCATCTATACCAAACCCAAAATGATACCTGTCATTGTTGAAGGCACTGTGGTTTATAGCCAATATCAAAGCGAACATAACTACCGAACCGCAGTATCGTTTAATGGATTAACCAATGAGCAGGAACAAATTCTTTCTCAACATATTTTATTGGCACAGGCGAAACATCGTTCGGACTAA